A genome region from Mesorhizobium sp. B2-1-8 includes the following:
- a CDS encoding class I SAM-dependent methyltransferase produces the protein MNKHPMPERQAIGEGGSKAGIESKRAEARDSSLRDLYKAHSGKVSDKWSIYLETYDRIFAQYRNRPVRILEIGVQNGGSLEIWRKYFPNAELIIGCDVNPACANLVFDDEKISIVIGDANTDEVERDILARSPKFDIIIDDGSHLSSDIVRSFARYFPHSTDGGLYIAEDLHCSYWQRFGGGLYDPLSSMSFFKRLLDVINHEHWGLKRLRVDVLTTFADRHKATFDEASLASVHSVEFLNSLCIVAKRPIQENVLGARLMAGLTALVEGSIMPLDGTVSRPADETESVWSLRAATMEEEIGTNRELIKHQAAHIVALSDKIAVAREQIRADELAIAQQKAEAILNIAEIKVLQGELSLAHTVKYALESKLTEHEVLVQEFKDSTSWRITAPLRTLSTNLRWVLRNLSPARVLEWWLSSGK, from the coding sequence ATGAACAAGCATCCTATGCCTGAGCGGCAAGCTATTGGTGAGGGCGGATCGAAAGCTGGGATAGAGTCCAAGCGAGCCGAAGCACGGGACAGTTCACTTCGTGACCTGTACAAAGCCCATAGTGGCAAGGTTTCGGACAAATGGTCGATCTATCTTGAAACATACGACCGAATTTTCGCGCAATATCGAAACAGGCCTGTTCGAATTCTGGAAATTGGGGTCCAGAATGGTGGTTCACTCGAGATTTGGCGAAAATATTTTCCCAACGCGGAACTTATCATTGGCTGCGATGTGAATCCGGCCTGCGCAAATCTGGTGTTCGACGATGAGAAGATTTCGATCGTTATAGGTGATGCCAATACCGATGAGGTGGAACGGGACATCCTTGCCAGGTCGCCGAAGTTCGATATCATAATCGATGACGGATCGCATTTGTCGTCCGATATAGTGCGTTCTTTCGCTCGCTATTTCCCGCATTCCACCGATGGTGGACTGTATATAGCGGAGGATTTGCATTGCAGTTACTGGCAGAGGTTCGGGGGCGGCCTCTACGATCCGCTTTCCTCGATGTCGTTCTTTAAACGCCTGCTTGATGTGATCAACCACGAGCATTGGGGACTGAAGCGTCTTCGAGTCGATGTCCTGACCACCTTTGCGGACAGGCACAAAGCTACATTCGATGAAGCTTCTCTCGCTTCGGTTCATTCCGTCGAATTCTTGAACTCGCTTTGCATCGTAGCTAAGCGGCCAATTCAGGAAAATGTGTTGGGCGCGCGCCTTATGGCGGGCCTGACTGCGCTCGTCGAAGGAAGCATCATGCCCTTGGACGGCACAGTGAGCAGGCCAGCCGATGAAACCGAGAGCGTTTGGTCGCTGCGCGCAGCGACTATGGAAGAGGAAATTGGGACCAATCGAGAACTGATAAAACATCAGGCGGCCCATATAGTGGCGCTTTCCGATAAGATAGCAGTAGCGCGCGAACAGATTCGAGCCGATGAACTGGCTATCGCTCAGCAGAAGGCCGAAGCCATATTGAACATCGCGGAGATCAAAGTCTTGCAAGGAGAACTGTCCCTAGCGCACACGGTGAAGTATGCGCTTGAGTCGAAGCTGACAGAACATGAAGTCTTAGTTCAAGAATTCAAAGACTCAACGAGTTGGCGGATCACCGCACCGCTTCGAACGCTTTCGACGAATCTTAGGTGGGTGCTACGGAATTTAAGTCCGGCTCGGGTGCTGGAATGGTGGCTAAGCTCAGGGAAATAG
- a CDS encoding IS5 family transposase, which translates to MSRPREKRETGEQDLFRSRLDQIINMKHELVRLAQAIDWPVLEERFGAVYSDGPGMPPLPTRLMAGLAILKHTFDLSDEELCARWVENPYFQYLCGEEFFRHELSFERSSMTRWRQRMGEEPITALLQESLAVAVKSGAMKPADTRRVIVDTTVQPKKNVMFPTDAKLVNRARERLVRLAKKAGLDLRQTYVRVGKLALIKHQRYAHAKQFKRANKALRKLKTYLGRTIRDISRRITGQTDLEASFKWPLYQASAVLEQRQRQRGRKIYSLHAHEVECIGKGKAHAPYEFGVKVSIATTLERSKGGQFALHAKALPGRGHNAPESHKLRVFTAGQKRRVTPAIKRQMRRRSAVEPVIGHIKAEHRMGRNYLAGEQGDAINAILAAAGYNFSLLIKWFRLLLWLLITALQSRPRSSAA; encoded by the coding sequence ATGTCCAGGCCACGCGAGAAGCGCGAGACGGGAGAGCAGGACCTGTTCCGCTCCAGGCTCGATCAGATCATCAACATGAAGCACGAGTTGGTGCGGCTGGCGCAGGCGATCGACTGGCCGGTGCTGGAGGAGCGTTTCGGCGCGGTCTATTCGGACGGTCCTGGCATGCCGCCCTTGCCGACGCGACTGATGGCGGGCCTTGCGATCCTGAAGCACACTTTCGACTTGTCGGACGAGGAGCTGTGCGCCCGCTGGGTGGAGAACCCCTACTTCCAGTATCTGTGCGGTGAAGAGTTCTTCCGCCACGAGCTCTCCTTCGAGCGCTCATCGATGACGCGCTGGCGCCAGCGCATGGGCGAGGAGCCGATCACGGCGCTCCTGCAAGAAAGCCTGGCGGTGGCGGTCAAGAGCGGAGCGATGAAGCCGGCCGATACGCGCCGGGTGATCGTCGACACGACCGTGCAGCCGAAGAAGAACGTGATGTTCCCCACCGACGCCAAGCTCGTCAATCGGGCGCGCGAGCGGCTGGTGCGGCTGGCCAAGAAGGCGGGGCTCGATTTGCGCCAGACCTACGTGCGGGTCGGCAAGCTGGCGCTGATCAAGCACCAGCGCTACGCGCACGCCAAGCAGTTCAAGCGGGCCAACAAGGCGCTGCGCAAGCTCAAGACCTATCTCGGCCGCACCATTCGCGACATCTCCCGCCGGATCACCGGCCAAACGGACCTCGAGGCGAGCTTCAAGTGGCCGCTCTACCAGGCCTCGGCGGTTCTGGAGCAACGTCAGCGCCAGCGCGGCCGCAAAATCTACAGCCTGCACGCCCATGAGGTCGAGTGCATCGGCAAGGGCAAGGCGCATGCCCCTTACGAGTTCGGCGTCAAGGTCTCGATCGCCACGACGCTCGAACGCTCGAAGGGCGGCCAGTTCGCCCTGCACGCTAAGGCACTGCCCGGTCGCGGCCACAACGCACCTGAAAGCCACAAGCTCAGGGTCTTCACCGCCGGCCAGAAGCGCCGCGTCACACCTGCCATCAAGCGTCAGATGCGCAGGCGATCGGCAGTCGAACCCGTCATCGGCCACATCAAGGCCGAGCACCGCATGGGCCGCAACTACCTCGCCGGCGAACAGGGCGACGCCATCAACGCCATCCTCGCCGCCGCCGGCTACAACTTCTCGCTCCTGATCAAATGGTTCAGGCTGCTTTTGTGGCTTCTCATCACAGCACTCCAAAGCCGCCCCAGATCCAGCGCAGCCTGA
- a CDS encoding class I SAM-dependent methyltransferase translates to MHETLDEIGGRHGTDKRSDQNNFLNFYDRFLGPLREKPVKLLEIGVLDGDSVRTWQDYFRNGKIVGVDIDPGTKAHEQDRIRIEILDQSKVQDLDLLVAKGPFDIIVDDGSHVWTHQILTFQKLIGTVTPGGFYIVEDLDTSYGKYVPHYHGGATESAAAYLQRLARLVVGQRVLNLTEEPDAFQQSLFPRIDFITFYRGAALVRLKE, encoded by the coding sequence ATGCACGAAACACTTGACGAGATTGGCGGCCGCCACGGCACAGATAAGCGCTCGGACCAGAACAACTTCCTCAACTTCTACGATCGATTTCTCGGCCCGTTGCGCGAAAAACCGGTGAAGCTGCTGGAGATAGGGGTACTAGACGGCGACTCTGTTAGAACGTGGCAGGACTACTTTCGCAATGGCAAGATCGTCGGTGTCGATATTGACCCCGGCACCAAGGCACATGAGCAAGACAGGATACGAATTGAAATCCTCGATCAGTCAAAGGTTCAAGATCTCGATTTGCTAGTAGCCAAAGGGCCGTTCGATATCATAGTCGATGACGGTTCGCACGTCTGGACCCACCAGATCCTGACGTTTCAGAAGCTGATCGGCACCGTGACGCCAGGCGGCTTTTACATTGTCGAGGACTTGGACACGAGCTATGGGAAATATGTCCCTCACTATCATGGAGGGGCAACCGAGTCCGCAGCGGCCTACCTCCAAAGACTTGCTCGGCTTGTTGTAGGGCAGCGGGTTTTGAATTTGACCGAAGAGCCTGACGCATTCCAGCAGTCGCTTTTCCCAAGAATTGATTTTATCACCTTCTATCGTGGCGCCGCACTAGTCAGGTTGAAGGAATGA
- a CDS encoding glycosyltransferase, translated as MVPLALPKRVCILVLGMHRSGTSAITRVLSLLGAALPHHLINATPTNEAGHWEPARLVQINDSMLTELSSRWDDWRALDPATLDAAKLAHYKSAIKEAIAAEFGDASLFVIKDPRICRFAPFYESILAEMGVATRFVLIHRNPLSVLASLDRRDQICANYGALVWLRHVLDAETSTRSKDRVLVSYEQLMDDWSSVANEIATALGINWPVGDHASELINQHLRRSLQHHAASPADFIPRSLVGSAVRETYQSLLALSHPESVDSALVVLDRAKAALDAGVPVFADALFEEMAVRQQRETFNRERLERLAAKRQDEMEALAGKIEGNDARIASLEELCRQSDLQRTELARLIADGENRAAVMATREAGLLRELQELRGTVTELETRINQEREFLQRLTADNDKVNAQITRENVELQDQVRALSQARDTARSEEQQVRDILQAIYVSTSWRMTRPIRALKKKTAEFRSVATGALHLIRERRLTPATIARGVRRLPRLISEGKLSNPTSFSELTETLEAQSVSRIQSAFDREFYLRNNPDIAASGVDALSHFLAHGWKEHRDPSADFSVSYYLQRYPDIARAGINPFIHYVLHGQAEKRTALSYKRRLGRSGIRPKVTAIVPNYNHARFLDQRLESILSQTYENIDIFILDDCSQDKSREIIQRYCDLYPDRVRSLFNAQNSGNVFRQWRKGIEQSEGDIIWICESDDFCEPDFVERLIPHLRDRSVNLAFGRIQFCDQNGRPRAGLDQYREGAEAGIWNESMVRPASEWFTHGFGVNNLIANVGGCLWRRQILPAAVWAEAESFSVLGDWFLYCHLAGGGNVAYEPNSVAYFRQHGRNTSVSAFKSAHYYKEHHRLMLLLRKTWGVPNETVERFVSKVEFQYKHFELEQKLGPLSLHVDRHALLTVKRQRPHIMLAFLGFHTGGGELFPINLANELHAQGHLVSMLALDMSNINQHMMESLNPAIAVYDADQVAEAGADRFVAEAGVSLIHSHMALLEIFFFEHMKFTASIPYVVSLHGSYESADLSVDFLKRFAKDVTHWVYTADRNLEPFRAVSIPETKLTKLGNGMPRDDMPFPQTRREMGIADDAVVFTLVARGILRKGWRASISAFIKLRDRHPERQLHLLLCGDGEQAANHQRTYGSEPGITFLGYQSRIPGLYRISDVALVPSRFGGESFPLCIIQAMQTGTPVISTRVGEIEHMVAPHGHPPCGLIIDPVRDTDHFIQLLETAMEDMLSDTLRKKCAKSAKKLGERYSISSVAKDYVRIYNDTMHLLDSDSNFLKKVVN; from the coding sequence ATGGTCCCCTTGGCTCTACCGAAGCGTGTTTGCATCCTCGTTTTAGGCATGCACCGCTCTGGGACGAGTGCAATCACGCGCGTATTGAGTCTTTTGGGAGCCGCCCTACCTCACCACCTGATCAACGCTACGCCGACTAATGAGGCGGGTCACTGGGAACCTGCGCGGCTGGTGCAGATCAATGACAGCATGCTGACGGAGTTGTCGAGTCGTTGGGATGATTGGCGCGCCCTTGACCCTGCAACTCTGGACGCGGCGAAGCTCGCGCATTACAAAAGCGCTATCAAAGAAGCGATTGCAGCCGAGTTCGGAGATGCTTCGCTATTCGTGATCAAGGATCCGCGAATCTGCCGATTCGCACCATTTTATGAATCGATCCTGGCCGAGATGGGTGTGGCCACCCGATTTGTGCTCATTCATCGTAATCCCCTCTCGGTGCTGGCATCTCTCGATCGCCGCGATCAGATCTGCGCGAATTATGGGGCGCTGGTTTGGCTGCGGCACGTATTGGACGCCGAAACTTCGACGCGCAGCAAGGACCGGGTGTTGGTCAGCTACGAGCAACTGATGGATGACTGGTCGTCGGTGGCAAACGAGATCGCGACCGCACTCGGCATCAACTGGCCCGTTGGCGATCACGCCTCAGAATTGATCAATCAGCACTTGCGCCGGAGTCTTCAGCATCACGCCGCTTCACCCGCAGATTTCATCCCCAGGTCGCTTGTCGGCAGTGCGGTCAGGGAGACCTATCAGTCGCTCCTTGCTCTCTCCCATCCAGAGTCGGTCGACTCGGCGCTTGTAGTGCTTGATCGCGCCAAAGCGGCACTGGATGCTGGCGTACCTGTGTTCGCCGATGCACTTTTCGAGGAGATGGCAGTACGCCAGCAGCGCGAGACGTTCAACCGCGAGCGTTTGGAGCGGCTTGCGGCAAAACGCCAAGACGAGATGGAAGCGTTGGCCGGAAAAATCGAGGGCAACGACGCCCGTATTGCTTCGCTCGAGGAGTTGTGCCGCCAATCGGACCTGCAGCGAACCGAGCTTGCCAGACTGATAGCCGACGGTGAGAACCGGGCCGCCGTAATGGCAACACGTGAAGCTGGACTTTTGAGGGAACTTCAAGAACTTAGAGGCACGGTGACCGAACTTGAAACCCGAATCAACCAGGAGCGCGAATTTCTCCAGCGGCTAACAGCTGACAACGACAAGGTGAACGCGCAGATCACGAGGGAGAACGTCGAGCTTCAAGATCAGGTCAGGGCGTTATCGCAGGCACGTGATACAGCCCGCTCCGAAGAGCAACAGGTACGTGACATCCTCCAAGCTATTTACGTTAGCACATCATGGCGCATGACCCGTCCAATACGCGCGCTTAAGAAGAAAACCGCTGAGTTCCGATCAGTGGCAACCGGCGCGCTTCATCTCATCCGAGAAAGACGATTGACTCCCGCGACTATCGCGAGGGGCGTCAGGCGACTGCCGAGGTTGATCAGCGAAGGTAAGCTCTCCAACCCGACCAGCTTCTCCGAACTGACCGAGACGCTCGAGGCTCAGTCTGTTTCCCGTATCCAGAGTGCGTTCGATCGGGAATTCTACCTTCGAAACAACCCCGACATTGCAGCGTCAGGCGTAGATGCGCTCTCGCATTTTCTTGCCCATGGCTGGAAAGAGCACCGCGATCCTTCAGCCGACTTCTCAGTCTCATATTACCTTCAACGCTATCCCGATATAGCGCGGGCAGGGATCAATCCGTTCATCCATTACGTCTTGCATGGCCAGGCGGAAAAGCGGACGGCTCTGTCCTACAAACGGCGCTTGGGGCGAAGCGGAATTCGACCTAAGGTCACAGCCATAGTTCCCAACTACAACCATGCTCGTTTTCTTGACCAGCGGTTGGAGTCGATACTGTCACAGACTTACGAAAACATAGACATCTTCATTCTCGACGACTGTTCACAGGACAAAAGTCGCGAAATCATCCAGCGATACTGCGACCTCTACCCCGATCGCGTGCGATCGCTTTTCAATGCGCAGAATTCTGGCAACGTCTTTCGCCAATGGCGCAAGGGTATCGAACAAAGCGAAGGCGACATCATTTGGATCTGCGAAAGCGATGACTTCTGTGAACCCGACTTTGTCGAGCGTTTGATTCCACATCTTCGTGATCGCAGCGTTAACTTGGCCTTCGGTCGCATTCAGTTCTGCGATCAAAACGGAAGGCCGCGGGCCGGCCTTGATCAGTACCGCGAGGGTGCCGAGGCTGGCATCTGGAATGAGTCGATGGTCCGTCCGGCATCAGAGTGGTTTACCCACGGGTTCGGCGTCAATAATTTGATAGCCAATGTTGGCGGATGCCTCTGGCGTCGTCAGATCTTGCCGGCCGCAGTCTGGGCGGAAGCAGAGTCATTCTCGGTGCTCGGCGACTGGTTTCTGTACTGTCATTTGGCCGGCGGTGGAAACGTCGCCTATGAACCTAACTCAGTAGCGTATTTTCGACAGCACGGGCGGAACACCTCGGTCAGTGCATTTAAGAGCGCACACTACTATAAAGAACATCATCGACTGATGCTGCTACTCCGCAAGACATGGGGTGTGCCCAACGAGACCGTCGAGCGCTTCGTGTCAAAGGTGGAGTTTCAATACAAGCACTTCGAACTTGAGCAAAAGCTCGGCCCATTGAGCTTGCATGTCGACAGGCACGCGCTCCTGACGGTCAAGCGCCAGCGCCCACACATCATGTTGGCATTTCTAGGCTTTCATACCGGTGGCGGGGAGCTATTCCCAATCAACCTCGCGAATGAATTGCACGCCCAAGGTCATCTTGTTTCCATGCTCGCGCTGGACATGAGCAACATCAATCAGCACATGATGGAGTCACTCAATCCCGCCATCGCAGTTTATGATGCCGATCAGGTAGCGGAAGCCGGTGCAGATCGCTTCGTGGCAGAGGCAGGAGTTTCGCTGATCCACTCACATATGGCGCTTCTCGAAATATTCTTCTTTGAGCATATGAAATTTACGGCCAGCATTCCTTACGTCGTGAGCCTGCATGGATCATATGAGAGCGCGGATCTGAGCGTCGACTTTCTGAAACGCTTCGCCAAGGACGTGACGCATTGGGTGTACACGGCGGATCGTAACCTGGAGCCCTTCAGAGCGGTGTCCATTCCTGAAACCAAGCTGACTAAACTTGGCAACGGCATGCCTCGTGACGACATGCCTTTTCCGCAGACTCGTCGGGAAATGGGAATAGCCGACGATGCCGTCGTATTTACCCTCGTAGCGAGGGGAATACTGCGTAAAGGCTGGAGGGCGTCGATTTCTGCTTTCATCAAACTTCGGGACCGTCATCCCGAGCGGCAGCTACACCTGCTACTGTGCGGCGATGGCGAGCAAGCCGCCAATCACCAACGCACCTACGGCTCCGAACCAGGTATCACCTTTCTCGGCTACCAGTCGAGAATTCCTGGACTTTATCGGATCAGTGATGTGGCTCTCGTCCCAAGCCGCTTTGGAGGCGAGTCGTTCCCTCTGTGCATAATCCAGGCCATGCAGACCGGCACTCCGGTCATATCCACGCGGGTGGGAGAGATAGAACACATGGTGGCTCCTCATGGACATCCTCCATGCGGCCTCATCATAGATCCAGTGCGCGATACCGACCATTTCATCCAATTGCTGGAAACCGCGATGGAAGACATGCTGTCAGACACCTTGCGCAAGAAGTGCGCAAAAAGCGCAAAAAAACTTGGAGAACGCTACAGCATATCCAGCGTAGCAAAAGACTACGTTCGCATCTACAACGACACTATGCACTTATTGGATTCCGATTCTAATTTCCTGAAGAAAGTCGTGAATTAG
- a CDS encoding ABC transporter ATP-binding protein, with protein MVSIKLDNVSLVYKLHDKLTLSAPDRRVGGPGGRIEGSGRKQFVQALDGVSFELRAGDRLGLVGPNGAGKTTLLKVLYGIYEPSGGSIAIEGKVDALFNINIGFRREATGRRNIVLRGLISGWTEAEIEEKMEDIIAFSELGDFIDLPFKAYSQGMAARLAFSAATALDPEILLMDEWIGAGDASFQEKAKRRMDELAEKAGIIVLASHSEALIQSVCTKKLTLKSGRIESLTTAPVKRAGKVAKL; from the coding sequence ATGGTCTCTATCAAGCTGGATAATGTCAGCCTTGTTTACAAGCTGCACGACAAGCTGACTCTGTCCGCTCCGGATCGGCGCGTGGGTGGGCCTGGCGGTAGAATTGAGGGCTCGGGCCGAAAGCAGTTCGTGCAGGCGCTCGATGGCGTCAGTTTCGAACTCCGTGCCGGGGATCGGTTAGGCCTTGTCGGCCCGAACGGAGCTGGCAAAACCACGCTTCTCAAGGTGCTCTATGGAATCTACGAACCCTCCGGGGGAAGCATAGCGATCGAAGGCAAGGTCGACGCTCTCTTCAACATCAACATAGGCTTTCGACGGGAGGCCACCGGGCGCCGGAATATTGTGCTGCGCGGGTTAATCAGCGGATGGACGGAAGCCGAGATCGAAGAGAAGATGGAGGACATCATCGCCTTCAGCGAGCTTGGCGACTTTATCGACCTGCCGTTCAAGGCTTACAGCCAAGGCATGGCCGCCAGACTGGCCTTTTCGGCGGCGACCGCGCTTGACCCCGAGATTCTGTTGATGGATGAGTGGATAGGCGCCGGCGACGCCTCTTTCCAGGAGAAGGCCAAAAGGCGCATGGACGAACTGGCGGAAAAGGCCGGCATCATCGTGCTGGCCAGCCACAGCGAGGCACTCATACAAAGTGTATGCACGAAGAAACTGACGCTCAAGAGCGGTCGGATAGAATCGCTGACGACGGCGCCGGTCAAGCGCGCCGGAAAGGTGGCTAAGCTTTAG
- a CDS encoding ABC transporter permease translates to MPIEMTIREGLGGSLWPAKDNAPKQQIATLPAMIAALNGAFDDISKAMKLHRVWVALAHEDIGDQHRRTTLGPLWLLVNYVAFVGTFVFVFQPAGKDAAGYAAYVAIGLLVWFYLMEVMSMSVALFQREESFIEGTTLPLFVYVMRLALQSIIRAGYAIVGCVVILVFSGSHLGMPWLWSLAGLFLILFATPPLITVFAFLGAFFPDSQFIVGNLLRVGMFFTPVFWMNKGQDPVQKYAYEWNPFTYFLEIVRLPVINGEFPAHAFAVTIMASLVTWAIALLLLGRYRKQVVFLI, encoded by the coding sequence ATGCCTATCGAAATGACTATTAGAGAGGGGCTTGGTGGTTCGCTATGGCCAGCGAAGGATAATGCGCCGAAACAACAGATTGCGACACTCCCAGCTATGATTGCGGCACTAAACGGCGCTTTTGACGACATCTCAAAAGCCATGAAATTACACCGGGTCTGGGTCGCGCTGGCCCATGAAGACATTGGCGACCAGCACAGACGCACGACACTCGGGCCGCTTTGGCTCTTGGTCAACTACGTCGCCTTTGTGGGAACGTTTGTTTTCGTGTTCCAGCCCGCAGGCAAGGATGCCGCTGGTTATGCCGCCTATGTCGCGATCGGCCTTCTGGTGTGGTTCTACCTGATGGAAGTAATGTCCATGAGCGTGGCGCTCTTCCAACGTGAAGAGAGCTTCATCGAGGGCACGACGCTTCCTTTGTTTGTATATGTAATGCGGCTGGCTTTGCAGTCTATTATTAGGGCCGGCTATGCGATCGTAGGTTGCGTTGTCATTCTGGTATTCAGCGGCTCCCATCTCGGCATGCCATGGCTGTGGTCCCTGGCAGGATTGTTCCTGATCTTGTTCGCCACTCCCCCTCTCATCACTGTCTTCGCGTTTCTTGGAGCCTTTTTCCCTGACAGCCAGTTCATCGTTGGCAACCTGCTGCGCGTCGGCATGTTCTTCACGCCTGTCTTCTGGATGAACAAGGGCCAAGACCCTGTCCAGAAATATGCCTACGAATGGAACCCCTTCACTTATTTCCTGGAGATCGTCCGTCTGCCGGTCATAAATGGAGAATTTCCAGCCCATGCTTTCGCCGTAACCATCATGGCATCCTTGGTTACCTGGGCGATAGCATTGCTGCTGCTCGGCCGATATCGCAAACAAGTCGTCTTCCTCATCTGA
- a CDS encoding NAD-dependent epimerase/dehydratase family protein — MIGIYGSNGFIGRHLLRRLAQNGVPVRAVSRRFDPELLGSLGARAEFVESDFRQPIAMASSLEGVETVVQLISTSSPGMRNDHTIADIEENVVPHVKFLHTCLQAGVKRYVFLSSGGTIYGPDAPVPTPETSMLNPINSHGLTKLIVEKYIQMYGHVDGLDFVILRLANPYGPGQIFRKGQGLVPMLLDHWRKGLPIRIFGDGKAMRDYLYIDDVIDAIEAALALPGAPRAVINIGSGETRSVLEIVEAIEGLTGHIFQREYVGSRSTDVDIASLDISLAEEMLGWRPTTPFSEGIRNTVALAK, encoded by the coding sequence ATGATTGGAATTTACGGCTCAAACGGCTTCATTGGTCGGCATCTGCTGAGGCGGTTAGCTCAGAATGGTGTGCCTGTCCGTGCAGTGTCCAGGCGATTTGACCCCGAACTCTTGGGTTCACTGGGAGCGCGCGCCGAGTTCGTAGAGAGCGACTTTCGTCAGCCGATAGCCATGGCGTCCTCGCTGGAAGGAGTCGAGACAGTCGTGCAACTCATTTCGACCTCAAGTCCTGGAATGAGGAACGATCACACCATTGCTGATATCGAGGAAAACGTAGTTCCCCATGTCAAATTCCTACATACATGCCTGCAGGCTGGAGTGAAGCGTTATGTATTCCTGTCGTCCGGCGGGACAATCTATGGACCGGATGCACCGGTTCCGACGCCGGAAACATCTATGCTTAACCCGATCAACTCGCATGGTCTGACGAAGCTCATCGTGGAAAAATATATCCAGATGTACGGCCACGTCGACGGTCTAGACTTTGTAATCCTGAGATTGGCAAATCCCTATGGGCCTGGCCAAATCTTCCGCAAAGGTCAGGGCCTTGTTCCTATGCTGTTGGACCACTGGCGCAAGGGGTTGCCCATCCGCATATTCGGCGATGGCAAGGCTATGCGTGACTATCTCTACATCGACGATGTGATCGACGCGATAGAGGCGGCTCTGGCACTTCCTGGTGCGCCGCGCGCAGTCATCAATATCGGCAGCGGCGAGACGCGCTCCGTACTGGAAATAGTGGAGGCGATCGAGGGTTTGACGGGTCACATCTTCCAGCGCGAATACGTTGGGTCCAGAAGCACAGATGTCGATATCGCCAGCCTGGACATTTCCCTTGCGGAGGAGATGCTCGGGTGGCGACCCACCACTCCATTTAGCGAGGGAATACGAAACACCGTCGCGCTTGCGAAGTGA
- the rfbD gene encoding dTDP-4-dehydrorhamnose reductase: MRLLVTGRDGQVAASLLGAGRAGTEVVALGRPELDLARPDTVIDAIAAAKPDIVVSAAAYTAVDQAEDEPDLAFAVNATGAGKVAEAAARLGIPVIHLSTDYVFDGTRAGAYVETDPTAPLGVYGASKLAGEQAVAAANPRHLILRTAWVYSPFGRNFVKTMLRLAADRDEISVVADQWGNPTSALDIADAILHAAAMLHRDKDFAAFGTYHLAGTGETNWSGFARHILDTSLKSGGPWARVRDITTMDYPTKARRPANSRLSSAKFAGVFAWNAPDWRKSAEEVVRRLVVDETKRALTA; the protein is encoded by the coding sequence GTGAGGCTCCTCGTCACCGGACGCGACGGCCAGGTCGCGGCGAGCCTGCTGGGGGCCGGCCGCGCGGGCACGGAGGTCGTCGCCCTCGGTCGCCCGGAGCTCGATTTGGCAAGACCCGACACCGTCATCGACGCCATCGCGGCGGCGAAGCCCGATATCGTCGTGTCGGCCGCCGCCTATACCGCAGTCGATCAGGCCGAGGACGAGCCCGATCTGGCCTTCGCGGTGAACGCGACCGGTGCCGGCAAGGTGGCCGAGGCCGCGGCGCGGCTCGGTATTCCCGTCATTCATCTTTCGACCGACTATGTCTTCGACGGAACCAGGGCCGGCGCCTATGTCGAAACCGACCCGACGGCGCCGCTCGGTGTCTACGGCGCCTCCAAGCTCGCCGGCGAGCAGGCGGTAGCGGCCGCCAACCCGCGCCACCTGATCCTGCGCACCGCCTGGGTCTACAGCCCGTTCGGCAGGAATTTCGTGAAAACCATGCTGCGGCTCGCCGCCGACCGCGACGAGATTTCGGTGGTGGCCGATCAATGGGGAAATCCCACATCGGCGCTCGATATCGCCGACGCGATCCTGCATGCGGCCGCCATGCTGCACCGTGACAAGGACTTCGCCGCGTTCGGCACCTATCACCTGGCCGGCACGGGCGAGACCAACTGGAGCGGCTTTGCCCGTCATATCCTCGACACAAGCCTGAAGTCTGGTGGCCCCTGGGCGCGGGTACGGGATATCACCACGATGGACTACCCAACCAAGGCCCGCCGCCCCGCCAACTCCCGGCTATCGAGCGCGAAATTCGCGGGCGTGTTCGCATGGAACGCGCCGGACTGGCGGAAGTCGGCGGAGGAGGTAGTGCGCCGGCTGGTGGTTGACGAGACCAAACGGGCATTGACCGCATGA